The following coding sequences are from one Niveibacterium umoris window:
- the bamA gene encoding outer membrane protein assembly factor BamA: MQLKLIPGLLAALFAADSAHAFDTFVVKDIRVEGLQRTEAGTVFNYLPVKVGEKVTEERAAQAIRALYATGFFKDVRLEVDGGVLVVVVDERPAIGSIEFDGNSAFESDNLRKGLRDAGIAESRILDRSLLERAEQELKRQYLNRSYYGATITTEITPLERNRVALKFKIAEGDIAAIKQIGISGNKVFSESELKSQISAKPKHWFPPVNWLSKSHEYSKPKLQGDLESIRSYYLNRGYLDFNVDSSQVSITPDKQDVYIAIGVAEGEQYRINSVKLAGDLIISDAEAKALVLLRPGDVFSRDNLTETTRLISERLSNEGYAFANVNAAPELDKEKRLVSLTIFVDPGKRVYIRRINIAGNTRTKDEVIRRELRQFESTWYDGAKIKRSKVRLDRTGFYEETNLDTQPVAGTSDQVDLNVTVKERATGNFLLGAGYSTTEHLVLQGSLSQNNLFGTGNALSLNLNTGKSNRTLVLSYTNPYFTPDGVSVGYSLYHRNYNPSATTNVAYYTTQSSGLGMTFGYPIAEDDAIYFGASFDSTRTKIGATSDVQYIDFVNKFGELTNTFLLTGSWSNDSRDSSLTPVSGLYQRFVAEVAVPPAEQRYYRLNYQAQYFIPLFFKDATLQFHGNASYASGYGGLPVPFYKNYYAGGIGSVRAYDDNSLGPRSGSGSALGGTQLLTYGAEYFFTPPMTNIDKSFRLGLFVDGGQVWAADQKVVLADVRYSAGLSLAWISPIGPLKFSFGQPLNSKEGDRTQRFQFQLGNIF, translated from the coding sequence ATGCAACTTAAGCTGATTCCGGGGTTGCTCGCTGCCCTGTTCGCCGCCGATTCCGCCCACGCGTTCGACACCTTCGTGGTCAAGGATATTCGTGTGGAGGGCCTGCAGCGCACAGAGGCCGGAACGGTATTCAACTACCTTCCGGTCAAGGTCGGCGAGAAAGTCACCGAAGAACGTGCGGCCCAAGCCATACGCGCACTTTACGCGACAGGCTTTTTCAAGGATGTCCGCCTTGAAGTGGACGGCGGCGTGCTCGTGGTCGTGGTCGATGAGCGGCCGGCCATCGGATCGATCGAGTTTGACGGGAACAGTGCGTTCGAGAGCGACAACCTGCGAAAAGGTTTACGCGACGCAGGCATCGCCGAATCCCGGATCCTTGATCGCTCCTTGCTCGAGCGCGCTGAACAGGAACTCAAGCGGCAGTATTTGAATCGCAGCTATTACGGCGCGACGATCACGACCGAGATTACACCGCTCGAACGAAATCGCGTTGCGTTGAAGTTCAAGATCGCGGAAGGCGATATTGCGGCCATTAAGCAGATTGGCATTTCCGGCAACAAGGTGTTTTCGGAATCCGAACTGAAGTCACAGATTTCCGCCAAACCCAAACACTGGTTTCCGCCGGTAAATTGGCTTTCAAAGAGTCACGAGTATTCCAAGCCAAAACTGCAGGGCGACCTTGAATCCATCAGAAGCTACTATCTGAACCGCGGCTACCTCGACTTCAATGTTGACAGTTCGCAGGTGTCGATCACGCCAGACAAGCAAGATGTCTATATTGCAATTGGAGTGGCGGAAGGCGAGCAATACCGGATTAATTCCGTAAAGCTGGCAGGCGATCTGATTATCAGTGACGCAGAGGCAAAGGCACTTGTCCTGTTGCGTCCCGGTGACGTTTTTTCGCGTGACAATCTCACTGAAACGACCCGCCTGATAAGCGAGCGCCTGTCCAATGAAGGTTACGCGTTTGCAAACGTCAATGCGGCGCCGGAACTCGACAAAGAAAAACGCCTTGTTTCCCTGACCATTTTTGTGGATCCAGGCAAGCGGGTCTATATCCGCCGGATCAACATTGCCGGCAACACCCGTACCAAAGATGAAGTGATACGGCGCGAACTGCGGCAGTTCGAGAGTACTTGGTACGACGGCGCCAAAATCAAGCGCTCCAAGGTGAGACTTGATCGTACCGGCTTCTATGAAGAAACCAATCTCGACACTCAACCCGTTGCCGGAACAAGCGACCAAGTCGATTTGAACGTAACGGTCAAGGAGCGTGCGACGGGCAACTTCCTGCTCGGCGCCGGTTATTCTACGACCGAGCATCTCGTTTTGCAGGGCTCACTCTCGCAAAACAACCTGTTCGGTACCGGCAACGCACTATCCCTGAACCTGAATACGGGCAAGTCGAATCGCACGCTTGTTCTTTCGTACACCAATCCGTATTTCACGCCGGATGGTGTCAGCGTGGGTTACAGCCTGTATCACCGCAACTACAACCCGTCGGCCACAACAAACGTTGCCTACTACACGACGCAGTCGAGTGGCCTCGGCATGACCTTTGGTTATCCGATTGCAGAAGACGATGCGATCTACTTCGGTGCCTCGTTTGATTCGACGCGAACCAAGATCGGTGCCACGAGCGATGTGCAGTACATCGACTTCGTGAACAAGTTCGGGGAATTGACCAACACATTCCTGCTGACTGGGTCATGGTCAAATGACTCGCGCGACAGCTCCCTTACGCCTGTATCGGGTCTGTATCAACGCTTTGTCGCAGAAGTTGCCGTACCGCCCGCTGAGCAACGCTACTACCGTCTCAATTACCAGGCGCAGTACTTCATTCCGCTGTTCTTCAAAGACGCAACACTGCAGTTCCACGGCAACGCTTCCTATGCATCCGGTTACGGCGGCCTGCCGGTCCCGTTCTACAAGAACTACTATGCGGGCGGTATCGGCTCCGTTCGTGCCTACGATGACAACTCGCTGGGGCCGCGTTCGGGTAGCGGAAGCGCGTTGGGGGGTACACAACTGCTGACCTACGGTGCTGAATACTTCTTCACTCCTCCCATGACGAACATTGACAAGAGCTTCCGGCTTGGTTTGTTTGTCGATGGCGGGCAAGTATGGGCAGCGGACCAGAAGGTTGTGCTCGCCGATGTTCGGTATAGTGCCGGTTTGAGCTTGGCATGGATCTCTCCGATCGGCCCGCTCAAATTCAGCTTCGGTCAGCCTCTGAACAGTAAGGAAGGGGATCGCACGCAGCGGTTCCAGTTCCAGCTAGGCAATATTTTCTGA
- the lpxD gene encoding UDP-3-O-(3-hydroxymyristoyl)glucosamine N-acyltransferase has product MPTLSEIVDRFGGRLAGDGATIVCQVGSLATAQAGEIAFLANPKFKSALMRSAATAFIVAPSAEDATDRPRIVTEDPYLYYARLAQWLNPPQFGAPGIHPTAVVESDLPPSVHVGPLSYVGPDCEIGEGVSIGPCCVIERGTKIGAESRIFGHVSVYSETVIGQRCILHSGAVLGSDGFGYARQRDGAWIKIPQIGRTVLGDDVEVGANTTIDRGALDDTEIGNGVKLDNLVQIAHNVKIGDHSAMAGCVGVAGSARIGARVMVGGQAGISGHLEVADGTVVSARTLVSKTISEAGIFTSAMPAMPHGEWMKSAAHFRHLDALVTRLRELEKRIADLERKP; this is encoded by the coding sequence GTGCCAACACTTAGTGAAATTGTTGACCGCTTCGGCGGTCGACTTGCCGGTGACGGCGCGACGATCGTCTGTCAGGTTGGCAGCCTTGCCACTGCTCAGGCGGGCGAAATCGCGTTTCTAGCCAATCCTAAATTCAAGTCAGCGCTGATGCGCAGTGCGGCAACGGCGTTCATCGTTGCGCCCTCTGCAGAGGATGCAACCGATCGGCCCAGGATCGTTACCGAAGATCCTTATCTCTACTACGCTCGCTTGGCCCAATGGCTCAATCCGCCCCAGTTCGGTGCGCCGGGTATTCATCCGACTGCAGTGGTTGAGTCCGATTTGCCGCCTTCGGTGCATGTCGGGCCTTTGTCCTACGTGGGCCCAGATTGCGAAATCGGCGAGGGCGTTTCTATCGGGCCCTGCTGCGTCATTGAGCGGGGAACGAAGATTGGGGCCGAAAGCAGAATCTTCGGCCACGTATCGGTCTATAGTGAGACGGTCATCGGCCAGCGCTGCATTCTCCACTCGGGCGCTGTGCTGGGATCTGACGGATTCGGATACGCGCGTCAGCGGGATGGCGCGTGGATAAAGATCCCCCAGATTGGACGAACCGTTCTCGGTGACGACGTGGAAGTCGGCGCGAACACGACAATCGATCGCGGCGCCCTCGATGACACTGAAATCGGTAACGGCGTGAAACTGGACAATCTTGTCCAGATCGCACACAACGTCAAGATAGGTGACCACAGTGCGATGGCAGGTTGTGTAGGCGTTGCCGGAAGTGCCCGAATTGGGGCGCGTGTGATGGTCGGCGGTCAGGCCGGGATCAGTGGGCATCTGGAAGTCGCCGATGGAACGGTCGTTTCAGCGCGCACGCTGGTCAGCAAGACAATTAGCGAAGCAGGAATATTTACCTCCGCCATGCCGGCAATGCCGCATGGCGAGTGGATGAAAAGCGCAGCCCACTTCAGACACCTTGATGCGCTGGTAACGAGGTTGCGTGAATTAGAAAAGCGCATTGCAGACTTGGAGAGGAAGCCTTGA
- a CDS encoding OmpH family outer membrane protein yields MTRAFVALLIGLGLSATAMAQSKIGFVNSDRVLRESAPAVVAQKKLEKEFEKRDQDLQKLTKQLQGMQENLEKNAVTMSESDRKTKEREFAELNREFQRRQREFREDLNQRRNEELAGVLERANRTIREIAEAEKFDAILQDAIFISPRVDLTDKVIKALNAK; encoded by the coding sequence ATGACTCGTGCGTTCGTGGCCCTGTTGATCGGGCTTGGTCTGTCGGCGACCGCCATGGCCCAGAGCAAAATTGGTTTCGTGAATTCGGACCGAGTATTGCGCGAGTCGGCACCTGCTGTCGTGGCTCAGAAGAAGCTGGAGAAAGAATTCGAAAAGCGTGACCAAGACCTGCAGAAGCTGACAAAACAGCTTCAGGGGATGCAGGAAAATCTCGAGAAGAATGCGGTCACGATGTCGGAAAGTGACCGTAAAACCAAGGAACGTGAGTTCGCTGAGTTGAATCGGGAATTCCAGCGTCGCCAGCGCGAGTTTCGTGAGGATCTGAATCAAAGGCGTAATGAAGAATTGGCTGGTGTGCTCGAACGCGCAAATCGGACGATTCGCGAGATTGCCGAGGCAGAGAAATTCGACGCCATCCTTCAGGACGCGATCTTTATCAGCCCCCGGGTCGACCTTACCGACAAGGTCATCAAGGCCCTGAACGCCAAGTAA
- the frr gene encoding ribosome recycling factor → MIAELKKQIEQKMQKSLEALKNDLGKVRTGRAHTGLLDHVQVDYYGSMVPVNQVANINLLDARTIGVQPWEKGMIAKVEKAIRDSDLGLNPATMGDVVRVPMPALTEERRKDLIKVVRSEAENARVAVRNLRRDANSQLKESVKSKEISEDEERRAEEDVQKLTDRYIAEVDKLLAEKEKDLMQV, encoded by the coding sequence ATGATCGCCGAACTGAAGAAGCAGATCGAACAGAAGATGCAGAAGTCGCTCGAGGCATTGAAGAATGACCTCGGGAAAGTGCGCACTGGCCGCGCTCATACCGGCTTGCTTGATCATGTGCAGGTCGACTATTACGGTTCGATGGTCCCAGTGAATCAAGTCGCGAACATCAACCTCCTGGATGCCCGCACGATTGGGGTTCAACCATGGGAGAAGGGGATGATCGCGAAGGTGGAAAAGGCGATTCGCGATAGCGATCTCGGCCTGAATCCCGCGACGATGGGTGATGTTGTGCGCGTCCCGATGCCTGCGCTCACGGAAGAGCGTCGCAAGGATCTCATCAAGGTCGTTCGATCTGAGGCCGAGAATGCACGCGTGGCCGTCCGTAATCTCCGGCGTGACGCGAACAGCCAGCTCAAGGAATCAGTCAAGAGCAAAGAGATTTCAGAAGATGAGGAACGTCGCGCGGAAGAGGACGTTCAGAAACTGACCGATCGTTACATCGCGGAAGTAGACAAGCTTCTCGCCGAAAAAGAAAAAGACCTGATGCAGGTCTGA
- a CDS encoding phosphatidate cytidylyltransferase, translating into MLRERVITALVLLFALLAAIFMLPTWGWWGACGVISLVAGWEWAGLLRIRSAARWAYAVIVAGLSAAIMIADIRLLDAVLFTVSALFWMIAVPPWLKHRWAVGSGVLSLCAGLVVLVPAAVAIARLREVDPWFMLAAMALVWVADIGAYFGGRAFGRRKLAPEISPGKSWEGVYAGTLAVMLYGATVFAIKMRFVPEHLTWPLAMALLVGLTALSVLGDLFESMIKRQAGAKDSSALLPGHGGVLDRIDSLTSTLPLVALWVSIWNLHL; encoded by the coding sequence ATGCTGCGCGAGCGCGTAATCACCGCACTGGTGCTTCTCTTTGCCCTTTTGGCGGCCATCTTCATGCTCCCAACATGGGGTTGGTGGGGCGCATGCGGCGTAATTTCCTTGGTGGCTGGCTGGGAGTGGGCTGGTTTGCTGCGCATTCGGAGCGCTGCGCGCTGGGCTTATGCAGTCATCGTTGCAGGTTTAAGCGCGGCGATCATGATTGCGGACATCCGACTTTTGGATGCCGTGCTGTTCACCGTCTCTGCTTTGTTCTGGATGATCGCAGTTCCGCCTTGGCTCAAGCATCGTTGGGCAGTCGGGTCGGGGGTTCTTTCTCTGTGTGCAGGCCTTGTTGTTCTCGTGCCTGCCGCAGTGGCGATCGCGCGCCTGCGGGAAGTGGATCCTTGGTTCATGCTGGCAGCGATGGCTTTGGTCTGGGTCGCAGACATTGGCGCCTATTTTGGCGGGAGGGCGTTTGGTCGTCGCAAGCTCGCTCCAGAAATCTCCCCCGGCAAGAGCTGGGAGGGTGTGTACGCGGGAACGCTTGCCGTGATGCTCTATGGTGCGACAGTCTTCGCGATCAAGATGAGATTCGTGCCAGAGCACCTCACTTGGCCACTCGCTATGGCTCTTCTTGTGGGCCTGACTGCACTGAGCGTGCTGGGTGATCTCTTTGAATCCATGATCAAGCGACAGGCGGGCGCAAAGGATTCGTCGGCACTTTTGCCGGGTCACGGTGGCGTCCTCGATCGAATCGACAGTCTGACCTCAACGCTTCCACTCGTGGCGCTTTGGGTCAGCATATGGAACTTGCATCTGTGA
- the uppS gene encoding polyprenyl diphosphate synthase, giving the protein MAIGRIFSSTRDIPNVAEVPTHVAIIMDGNGRWARKRLMPRVAGHKRGLETVRQIVSACVDRGIRHLTLFAFSSENWRRPEEEVSFLMGLFLKALQQEIAKLHRNGIRFRVIGDLSRFDAQIREMIAEAEALTFDNERLTLTIAANYGGRWDILNAVESMLAAHPEKRGGFEEEDLAPYLCLADAPEPDLFIRTGGEERISNFLLWQLAYTEFYFTETLWPEFDVAALDLALQSYRGRERRFGRTSEQLHPPAAAE; this is encoded by the coding sequence ATGGCCATCGGCCGCATTTTTAGCTCGACGCGTGATATCCCCAATGTAGCGGAGGTGCCGACGCACGTTGCCATAATCATGGACGGCAACGGACGCTGGGCTCGCAAGCGTTTGATGCCGCGTGTCGCCGGACACAAGCGCGGGCTTGAAACCGTCCGCCAGATCGTTTCCGCGTGCGTCGACCGTGGCATTCGTCATCTGACGCTTTTCGCCTTCAGTTCCGAGAATTGGAGAAGGCCCGAAGAAGAAGTCAGCTTCTTGATGGGTCTGTTCCTAAAGGCACTGCAGCAAGAGATCGCAAAGCTGCATCGCAACGGCATCCGCTTCCGTGTCATTGGCGATCTGTCACGCTTTGATGCGCAAATTCGGGAGATGATCGCCGAAGCGGAAGCTCTGACCTTTGACAACGAGCGCCTCACCTTAACCATCGCTGCAAACTACGGAGGCCGTTGGGACATTCTCAACGCGGTTGAGTCGATGCTGGCGGCTCATCCCGAAAAACGGGGCGGGTTCGAAGAAGAGGATCTCGCGCCATATCTCTGTCTCGCTGATGCGCCCGAGCCGGACCTCTTCATTCGTACAGGCGGAGAGGAAAGAATCAGCAACTTCCTCCTGTGGCAACTCGCCTATACCGAGTTTTATTTCACCGAAACACTTTGGCCTGAATTCGACGTCGCTGCGCTTGATCTCGCGTTGCAATCCTACCGTGGCCGCGAAAGACGATTTGGCCGCACAAGCGAACAATTGCACCCCCCAGCGGCGGCGGAGTAG
- the rseP gene encoding RIP metalloprotease RseP, giving the protein MSILWSLGAFIVAIAILVPIHEFGHYATARLFGVRVLRYSFGFGRVLLRRQKSPDSTEWVVGAIPLGGYVKMLDEREQPVPEADLPFAFNRKPVAQRIAIVAAGPIANLALAIFIYWFTFMLGVTELRPILAEPPPKSLAASVGLVAGDQVTKVGSRETPTWSEVRWALLKDLVEGESVSLSILRGTSTKEIQVAIPSNGIDMQQGDPLSGLGFAPERPVLAPVVGTVLSGGPADRAGLKPGDRFKRLGTSPVATADEVASIVRRSSNQHLDALVERNGADIDVILQPALRVENGQEVGKIDIAFAADNAWRTRMVMSVSYGPFESLAHATQKAWDTTVFSLKVLGRLISGQLSIKTVSGPVAIAGYAGESAQRGIDVFIGFVAFLSLSIAIFNLLPIPVLDGGHIMYYLAEVVLGRPVRQATLEAGQQVGMVVLISLMVVALYNDLSPVANSIFNDFGPMISRLKIRLLS; this is encoded by the coding sequence GTGAGCATACTTTGGTCGCTCGGCGCGTTCATTGTCGCGATCGCCATCCTGGTTCCGATCCATGAGTTCGGTCACTACGCAACGGCCCGACTCTTTGGCGTTCGTGTTCTAAGGTATTCCTTTGGTTTCGGTCGAGTACTTCTTCGTAGGCAGAAGTCGCCAGACTCTACGGAATGGGTAGTTGGGGCGATTCCGCTTGGCGGATACGTGAAGATGCTCGATGAGCGCGAGCAACCTGTCCCGGAGGCCGACCTCCCTTTTGCGTTCAATCGCAAACCCGTTGCGCAGCGCATCGCAATCGTCGCAGCGGGACCGATCGCCAACCTTGCGCTTGCCATATTTATCTACTGGTTCACGTTCATGCTGGGCGTGACCGAGTTGCGACCCATCCTTGCAGAACCTCCCCCGAAAAGCCTTGCTGCATCGGTTGGCCTCGTTGCCGGGGATCAGGTGACCAAGGTTGGGAGCCGGGAAACTCCGACATGGAGTGAGGTACGCTGGGCGCTGCTGAAGGATCTTGTCGAGGGAGAATCTGTCTCGCTTTCGATCCTGCGAGGCACTTCAACGAAAGAAATCCAGGTCGCAATTCCTTCGAACGGCATCGACATGCAACAAGGCGATCCACTCTCTGGGCTCGGTTTCGCCCCGGAGCGACCTGTGCTAGCGCCTGTCGTCGGGACCGTGCTTTCCGGAGGACCGGCGGATCGCGCCGGATTGAAACCTGGCGACCGATTCAAGCGTCTCGGAACAAGTCCCGTCGCGACCGCGGATGAGGTCGCCTCGATCGTTCGACGTTCCAGCAATCAACACTTGGACGCACTTGTAGAGCGCAACGGTGCAGACATCGACGTGATTCTTCAACCGGCCCTACGTGTGGAGAATGGGCAAGAGGTCGGCAAGATCGATATCGCCTTCGCGGCCGACAACGCCTGGCGAACCCGGATGGTGATGTCAGTCTCTTACGGACCTTTCGAATCTCTGGCTCATGCGACTCAGAAGGCATGGGACACCACGGTATTCTCGCTGAAGGTCCTTGGGAGACTCATTTCGGGCCAACTCTCGATCAAAACTGTAAGCGGTCCTGTCGCAATCGCCGGTTACGCGGGCGAATCCGCACAACGCGGTATCGATGTGTTCATTGGTTTTGTCGCGTTTCTGAGCCTCAGTATCGCGATCTTCAATCTGTTACCGATCCCGGTCCTCGATGGCGGGCACATCATGTATTATCTGGCGGAAGTTGTACTGGGTCGGCCCGTCAGGCAAGCGACGCTCGAAGCAGGTCAGCAAGTCGGCATGGTTGTGCTGATAAGCCTGATGGTCGTTGCGCTGTACAACGACTTGAGTCCCGTGGCGAATTCCATTTTTAACGATTTCGGTCCGATGATCTCGCGGCTGAAAATCCGTTTGCTCTCTTGA
- the ispC gene encoding 1-deoxy-D-xylulose-5-phosphate reductoisomerase — translation MELASVTFQVLTILGATGSIGTSTLDVVARHPDRYRIHALTGFSRMDRLAELADQFQPQVLVVPDDTARRQLLHHLGHQRTNCEILIGPDALCEVASCPEVTTVMASIVGAAGLAPTMAAVRAGKRVLLANKEALVMSGALFMREARTHGATVLPIDSEHNAVFQSLPPGFDYGLRECGVSKLLLTASGGPFRTLPIEELQSVTPERAVAHPNWVMGRKISVDSATMMNKGLEVIEAHWLFGIPGDQIEVVIHPQSVIHSMVQYVDGSVIAQLGNPDMRTPIAHALAYPDRIDAGVKPLDFSTLAGLTFEPPNLQRFPCLGLAYQALDAGGLTPAVLNAANEVSVAAFLGREIAFTDISRTVEGVLESCNPPDDRTIESVVEADLRARHSARRIIEQNRMSAA, via the coding sequence ATGGAACTTGCATCTGTGACGTTCCAGGTTCTCACCATCCTGGGGGCGACAGGTTCGATCGGGACCAGCACCCTCGATGTCGTTGCGCGGCACCCCGACCGATATCGCATCCACGCGCTCACTGGTTTCAGTCGCATGGACCGTCTGGCCGAACTTGCAGATCAATTCCAACCGCAAGTGCTGGTCGTACCCGACGACACTGCGCGTCGGCAGTTGTTGCACCATTTGGGGCATCAACGGACAAACTGCGAAATTCTGATCGGGCCTGATGCGCTGTGTGAAGTCGCATCTTGCCCAGAAGTCACGACGGTGATGGCTTCAATCGTTGGTGCCGCAGGTCTCGCACCGACCATGGCGGCCGTCAGGGCAGGCAAGAGAGTGTTGCTTGCCAACAAGGAAGCTCTGGTCATGTCGGGCGCCCTCTTTATGCGCGAAGCCCGAACGCATGGCGCGACCGTGCTGCCGATTGATAGCGAACACAATGCTGTCTTTCAATCTCTGCCACCTGGCTTTGACTACGGTTTGAGAGAATGCGGCGTCAGCAAGCTTCTGCTTACCGCATCCGGCGGTCCCTTCCGCACGCTTCCCATTGAAGAGTTGCAGTCGGTAACTCCGGAGCGCGCAGTAGCCCACCCTAACTGGGTAATGGGTCGGAAGATTTCAGTGGACTCTGCAACGATGATGAACAAGGGCCTCGAGGTGATAGAGGCCCACTGGCTCTTCGGTATCCCCGGCGACCAGATCGAGGTCGTCATTCATCCGCAGAGCGTCATTCATTCGATGGTCCAATACGTCGACGGATCAGTGATTGCTCAACTCGGCAATCCCGATATGCGCACTCCGATTGCACATGCGCTGGCTTATCCTGATCGAATCGACGCCGGGGTCAAGCCGCTCGATTTTTCGACACTTGCTGGATTGACTTTCGAGCCCCCGAATCTGCAGCGCTTCCCTTGCCTGGGCTTGGCCTATCAGGCGCTGGATGCTGGTGGCCTGACACCCGCGGTCTTGAATGCCGCGAATGAAGTCTCGGTCGCGGCATTCCTCGGTCGTGAGATCGCATTCACCGATATTTCACGAACGGTCGAAGGGGTCCTTGAAAGCTGCAATCCCCCTGATGACCGAACAATCGAGTCAGTAGTCGAAGCCGATCTGCGCGCGCGGCATAGCGCCCGAAGAATCATTGAACAAAACAGGATGAGTGCAGCGTGA
- the fabZ gene encoding 3-hydroxyacyl-ACP dehydratase FabZ encodes MMEIGEVMEYLPHRYPFLLIDRVIEMSPGETIRAMKNVTINEPFFTGHFPHFPVMPGVLVIEAMAQAAAILSYKTRDLKPDCNTVAYFAGIDNVRFKRPVVPGDQLVFDVKLVKNKGDLWKYQGVATVDGQVAAEADLMCFFKRLK; translated from the coding sequence ATTATGGAAATCGGCGAGGTGATGGAATACCTCCCGCATCGTTACCCGTTCCTGTTGATCGACAGAGTGATCGAAATGTCTCCCGGCGAGACCATTCGGGCGATGAAGAACGTGACAATCAATGAGCCGTTCTTCACAGGACACTTTCCACATTTCCCAGTGATGCCAGGAGTGCTTGTGATCGAAGCGATGGCACAGGCAGCCGCCATACTCTCTTACAAGACGCGTGATCTGAAACCCGATTGCAATACCGTTGCCTATTTCGCCGGGATCGATAACGTGCGCTTTAAGCGTCCGGTCGTACCTGGGGACCAGTTGGTCTTCGACGTGAAGTTGGTGAAGAACAAGGGTGACCTCTGGAAATACCAGGGTGTGGCGACAGTTGATGGCCAGGTCGCCGCCGAAGCTGACTTGATGTGCTTCTTCAAGAGGCTCAAATGA
- the pyrH gene encoding UMP kinase codes for MTTPAYRRILLKLSGEALMGDDAFGINRDVVSRIVQEVAEVVNLGVEVGVVIGGGNIFRGMAGAASGMDRATADYMGMLATVMNAMALADAMKHVGVVARVQSALNMEAVVEPYIRGKAIRYLEDGKVVIFAAGTGNPFFTTDTAAALRGAEIGAEIVLKATKVDGVYSADPKKDPSATRYSRISFDEAIARNLQVLDATAFALCRDQKLPIKVFSIFVPGALKRVAMGGDEGTLVHI; via the coding sequence ATGACCACACCTGCCTACCGCCGCATCCTGCTCAAGCTTTCAGGTGAAGCCCTGATGGGCGACGACGCTTTCGGGATCAACCGTGACGTCGTCTCCCGTATCGTTCAGGAAGTGGCGGAGGTGGTCAATCTCGGCGTCGAGGTTGGGGTGGTCATCGGTGGCGGCAACATCTTCCGCGGCATGGCCGGTGCTGCAAGCGGGATGGATCGCGCAACAGCCGACTACATGGGCATGTTGGCCACAGTCATGAATGCAATGGCCCTGGCCGACGCAATGAAACACGTTGGCGTCGTTGCGCGCGTCCAGTCCGCGCTGAATATGGAAGCGGTGGTCGAGCCATATATCCGTGGCAAGGCCATTCGCTACCTGGAAGACGGAAAGGTAGTCATCTTCGCAGCCGGCACGGGCAATCCATTCTTCACAACGGATACCGCTGCCGCCCTGCGTGGCGCCGAGATCGGCGCAGAAATCGTTTTGAAGGCAACAAAGGTCGACGGCGTGTACTCTGCGGACCCGAAGAAGGATCCCTCCGCGACGCGCTATTCGCGAATCAGCTTCGATGAGGCCATCGCGAGGAATCTGCAGGTATTGGACGCAACAGCCTTCGCGCTGTGTCGCGACCAGAAGTTGCCGATCAAGGTATTCAGCATCTTCGTTCCCGGCGCCCTCAAACGGGTGGCAATGGGCGGAGATGAAGGCACCTTGGTGCACATCTGA